From Juglans regia cultivar Chandler chromosome 6, Walnut 2.0, whole genome shotgun sequence, the proteins below share one genomic window:
- the LOC109012916 gene encoding class V chitinase-like, translated as MAATGVVKAGYWNCGSAFLVSDIKSSLFTHLFAAFADVNSSYQVTFPTLYKLQFESFTQTVQIKNPDVKTLLSIGGGASGVASTLASMASKQENRKIFIDSSITLARDNNFHGLCLSWLYPSTTSEMTNLESLLKEWRAAVDDEAKKTSKCPLLLTAEVFYSSAIASANYPCKTISNTLDWINVLAFNFYSPGSSPTETAPPAALKNKKNGSLCVEASIKSWINAGLKAKQIALCLPFVGWAWTLTNALQHDLFAPAVGPALSVDGSVSFAQVKVFITDQKATAEYNDTYSTNYCYAGVTWIGYDDLQSVIDKVTYARKEQQLLGYFAWHVGADNNWSLSQKAFDTWDK; from the exons ATGGCTGCAACTGGCGTTGTGAAAGCCGGATACTGGAATTGCGGAAGTGCATTCCTGGTGTCCGACATAAAATCCTCCCTTTTCACCCACCTTTTTGCCGCCTTTGCGGATGTCAACTCTAGCTACCAAGTTACCTTTCCTACCCTATACAAGCTCCAGTTCGAAAGCTTCACCCAAACTGTGCAAATAAAAAACCCTGATGTTAAAACCCTTTTATCCATCGGTGGTGGAGCCTCTGGTGTAGCTTCGACCTTAGCTTCAATGGCTAGCAAGCAAGAAAACCGTAAAATATTCATAGATTCCTCCATAACTCTAGCCAGGGATAACAACTTCCATGGTCTTTGCCTCAGCTGGCTGTACCCCTCCACGACCTCGGAAATGACCAACCTCGAGTCCCTCCTCAAGGAATGGCGAGCAGCGGTGGACGACGAGGCCAAGAAGACCAGCAAATGTCCATTGCTTCTAACCGCAGAGGTATTTTACTCGTCAGCAATAGCCTCGGCGAATTATCCCTGCAAGACTATTTCAAACACGTTGGACTGGATCAACGTATTGGCCTTTAACTTCTATAGCCCTGGTTCGTCACCCACGGAGACTGCACCCCCTGCTGCgttgaaaaacaagaaaaacggATCACTTTGCGTTGAAGCAAGCATAAAAAGCTGGATTAATGCAGGTTTGAAAGCTAAGCAAATAGCCCTATGCCTTCCGTTTGTTGGCTGGGCATGGACTCTGACAAATGCATTGCAGCATGATTTATTTGCACCAGCTGTGGGACCGGCTCTTTCTGTAGATGGATCCGTTTCTTTTGCCCAAGTGAAGGTATTCATAACCGACCAAAAGGCCACAGCAGAGTATAATGACACATACTCCACAAACTATTGCTACGCTGGTGTTACTTGGATTGGTTACGATGATTTGCAAAGTGTAATCGATAAGGTTACATATGCACGCAAGGAACAACAACTGCTCGGTTACTTTGCATGGCACGTGGGCGCCGACAATAATTGGTCTCTTTCTCAGAAAg CTTTCGATACATGGGATAAATAA
- the LOC109012911 gene encoding class V chitinase-like gives MAATGVVKAGYWHCDSAFPVSDIKSSLFTHLFAAFADVNSSYQVTFPILYKLQFESFTQTVQIKNPDVKTLLSIGGGASGVASTLASMASKQENRKIFIGSSITLARENNFHGLCLSWLYPSTAVEMTNLESLLKEWRAAVEIEAQITTKARLLLTAEVFYSSAIGSASYPCKTISNTLDWINVLAFNFYTPDSSPTETAPPDALRKGPKGILCVETSIKSWIDAGLKVKKIALCVPFVGWAWTLKNPLQHDLFAPAVGPALSVDGSVTFAQVKLFITVRKAKRVYDKTYCTNYCYADVTWIGYDDLESVTDKVNYAHKEKQLLGYFAWHVGADYNWSLSQKAFDTWDKCAN, from the exons ATGGCTGCAACTGGCGTTGTGAAAGCCGGATACTGGCATTGCGACAGTGCATTCCCGGTGTCCGACATAAAATCCTCCCTTTTCACCCACCTTTTTGCCGCCTTTGCGGATGTCAACTCTAGCTACCAAGTTACCTTTCCTATCCTATACAAGCTCCAGTTCGAAAGCTTCACCCAAACTGTGCAAATAAAAAACCCTGATGTTAAAACCCTTTTATCCATCGGTGGTGGAGCCTCTGGTGTAGCTTCGACCTTAGCTTCAATGGCTAGCAAGCAAGAAAACCGTAAAATATTCATAGGATCCTCCATAACTCTAGCAAGGGAAAACAACTTCCATGGTCTTTGCCTCAGCTGGCTGTACCCCTCCACGGCCGTGGAAATGACCAATCTGGAGTCGCTCCTCAAGGAATGGCGAGCAGCCGTGGAAATCGAGGCCCAGATCACCACCAAGGCTCGGTTGCTTCTAACCGCAGAGGTATTTTACTCGTCAGCAATAGGCTCGGCGAGTTATCCCTGCAAGACCATTTCAAACACGTTGGACTGGATCAACGTACTGGCCTTTAACTTCTATACCCCCGATTCGTCGCCCACGGAGACTGCACCCCCTGATGCGTTGAGAAAAGGTCCAAAGGGAATACTTTGCGTTGAAACAAGCATAAAAAGCTGGATTGATGCAggtttgaaagttaaaaaaatagccCTATGCGTTCCGTTTGTTGGCTGGGCATGGACTCTGAAAAATCCATTGCAGCATGATTTATTTGCACCAGCTGTGGGACCGGCTCTTTCTGTAGATGGATCCGTTACTTTTGCTCAAGTGAAGCTATTCATAACCGTCCGAAAGGCCAAAAGAGTGTACGATAAGACCTACTGCACAAACTATTGCTACGCTGATGTTACTTGGATTGGTTACGATGATTTGGAAAGTGTAACCGATAAGGTTAATTATGCACATAAGGAAAAACAACTGCTCGGTTACTTTGCATGGCACGTGGGCGCCGACTATAATTGGTCTCTTTCTCAGAAag CTTTCGATACATGGGACAAATGTGCTAATTAA